In the genome of Kiritimatiellia bacterium, one region contains:
- the aroB gene encoding 3-dehydroquinate synthase, producing the protein MACKIKVDLGARSYEIRIGEGVLAQTGALCRELELGPSALIVSDTHVDPLYGPALEDGLRAAGFQVGRVAVPAGESSKAEAMLFRLYDEALDRGLDRRAFIVALGGGVVGDLAGYLAASFLRGLRYVQVPTSLLAMVDSSVGGKTGINLPRGKNLVGAFHQPVLVVADLATLRSLPPREYTAGLAEVLKYGVIRDAAFFDELEKNVPGLRAGEPALMETVIAHCCRIKAEVVRLDERERSLRAILNFGHTLGHAIEQVTGYGTYLHGEAVSLGMAYAAQLSCRVTGFPPAEADRVISLLRALGLPVERPDLDWPAVRRAMTLDKKTQDRVLKFVLAGRIGAVRPGVEAPDEVLREVWDQL; encoded by the coding sequence ATGGCCTGTAAAATCAAAGTGGACCTCGGGGCGCGCTCCTATGAAATACGGATCGGGGAGGGCGTGCTGGCGCAGACCGGCGCGCTCTGCCGCGAGCTCGAATTGGGGCCCTCTGCCCTGATCGTTTCCGACACGCACGTGGATCCGCTCTACGGCCCTGCCTTGGAAGACGGCCTTCGGGCGGCCGGTTTCCAGGTCGGGCGCGTCGCGGTCCCGGCCGGGGAATCGTCCAAGGCCGAGGCCATGCTGTTCCGCCTGTACGACGAGGCCCTGGACCGCGGCCTGGACCGCCGCGCGTTCATTGTCGCGCTGGGCGGCGGGGTGGTGGGCGACCTTGCGGGCTACCTTGCGGCCAGCTTCTTGCGCGGCCTCCGGTACGTCCAGGTCCCGACCAGCCTGCTCGCGATGGTGGACAGCTCGGTCGGCGGCAAGACGGGCATCAACCTGCCGCGCGGCAAGAACCTGGTCGGCGCGTTTCATCAGCCTGTGCTGGTCGTCGCGGATCTCGCGACGCTGCGCTCGTTGCCGCCGCGCGAGTACACCGCCGGCCTGGCCGAGGTGCTGAAGTACGGCGTCATCCGCGACGCCGCGTTCTTCGACGAGTTGGAGAAGAACGTGCCGGGCCTGCGGGCCGGCGAACCGGCGCTGATGGAAACCGTGATCGCGCATTGCTGCCGGATCAAGGCCGAGGTGGTGCGGCTGGACGAGCGCGAGCGCAGCCTGCGCGCGATCCTGAATTTCGGGCACACGCTGGGCCACGCGATCGAGCAGGTCACGGGCTACGGGACGTACCTGCACGGCGAGGCGGTCAGCCTGGGCATGGCCTACGCGGCGCAGTTGTCGTGCCGCGTGACGGGATTTCCGCCGGCGGAGGCCGATCGGGTGATCTCGCTCTTGCGAGCCCTGGGCCTGCCCGTGGAGCGGCCGGACCTCGACTGGCCCGCCGTGCGCCGGGCCATGACCCTGGACAAGAAGACGCAGGACCGGGTGCTGAAGTTCGTGCTGGCCGGGCGGATCGGCGCCGTACGCCCGGGCGTCGAGGCGCCGGACGAGGTGTTGCGGGAGGTTTGGGATCAACTGTAG